The Palleronia sp. THAF1 genome contains the following window.
ACCAACATCCTGTCGCACTTCGACATCGCCTCGATGGATCCCGTGGGCACCATGCGCGCCCATATCGAAGCCGAAGCCGCCAAGCTGGCCTACGACGCCCGCAACCGCTTCCTGTCAGACGAAGACCACGTCACCCGGCTGGAACACATGCTGTCGGCCGACACCGCCGAAGCGCTGGCAGCGTTGATCGACCCGAAGCGCGCCATGGGCGATCCGAGCGCCTTGTCGGGTGCGGTCCACAAGGACACGATCTACATCACCGTCGTGGACAAGGATCGCATGGCGGTGTCGCTGATCTACTCGATCTTCCACGGGTTCGGATCGGGCATCGCATCCGACAAGTTCGGCATCCTGTTCCAGAACCGGGGCGCCGGTTTCAGCCTGGAGGACGGCCACGCGAACGAGGCCGGTCCTAACAAGCGTCCGATGCACACGATCATCCCCGCCATGCTGAAGGTCGATGGCAAGGCCGTGATGCCCTTCGGTGTCATGGGCGGGGCCTACCAGCCTGCGGGCCACGCGCATTTCCTGTCGAACATCGCAGATTTCGGCATGTCACCCCAAGAGGCCATCGACTCGCCGCGCAGCTTCTCGGACGCCGGAACGCTGACCGTCGAGCGTGGGTACGCCGCGCAGGTCCGTCAGGAACTGGCCGACATGGGGCATTCGGTCAGCGTGCCGGAGAAGGCCATCGGCGGTGCGCAGGCGATCCAGATACACGACAACGGCGTGCTGGAAGGTGGGTCCGACCCGCGCAAGGACGGATGTGCGTTGGGCTATTGAGGGAGCAGACCATGGCGATCACACCCGTGTCCGAGCTTGTCGCGCAGGCCAAGGCGCGCATCACGACGCTGCCGCCCGATCAGGCCCGCGCCATGGCGGATGCGGGCGACGCGCTGCTGATCGACATTCGCGACGTGCGCGAGTTGCAGCGCGAAGGGCGCGTGCCAGGCGCCATTCATGCCCCACGCGGCATGCTGGAGTTCTGGGTGGACCCGGAAAGCCCCTATCACAAACCGGCCTTCGCGACCGACAAGACCCTGATCCTGTTCTGCGCAGGTGCAATGCGGTCCGCCTTGGCCGCAGCGACGCTACAGGACATGGGGGTGACCAATGTGGCCGAGATGGATGAGGGGTTCGGTGGCTGGAAGGACCGCGGCCTACCGGTCGAGCAGGACTAGTTCAGTTGGAAGTGCAGCGGATAGCTGCCGTCCTGTATTTCTCCGAAGAAGTCTTCAAGGTCGGGGTGGCCCACAGGCTCCCCGGAATAGTCGGCTTCAAGGTTCTGCTCGGACACATAGGCGACGTAATAGCTTTGATCGTTCTCGGCCAACAGGTGGTAGAACGGCTGATCGCGGGCCGGGCGCGCTTCTTCCGGGATCGACTCGTACCACTCCTCGGTGTTCGAGAATGTGGGGTCCACGTCGAAGACCACCCCCCGGAAAGGGTGCTTGCGATGGCGGACGATCTGCCCGAGATGATACCGTGCGCGGGTCTTCAGCATGGCGGATTCCCCCAATAAACGTGATTTAAGATGTAGAAACCTGAAGGCCGTGTCCATGACAACCGTAGGAAACACTCTGTGAACCTTGTCCTCACAGTGGGCGAGGTCGTCGCCCCCGTCTTCCTGTTGGCGGCCATCGGCTTCGTTTGGGTGCGTATGGGGCTGGCCTACGAGATCGAGTTCGTCACCCGCATGTCGATGACCCTAGGCGTGCCCTGCCTGATCTTCGTGTCGCTGATGAACACTGAAATCGACCCTGCGGCGCTGACCGTCGTGTCAGTGGCCGCCGTTGTGGCCTATGCCGCCGTGACCGTCGCGATGCTGGCGGTGGCGTTGCTGTTCCGGCTGGAGATCCGAACTTATCTTGCGCCACTGATCTTCGGGAATACCGGCAATCTTGGGCTTCCGCTGGCATTATTCGCCTTCGGGGACGAAGGTTTGGGCTATGCCGTCGTCGTTTTCGCCGTCATGGCGATCTATTCCTTCACCGCAGGCGTCTGGATCGTGTCTGGGGGTGGCTCACTGGTTCGCGTCATCAAGGAACCGATGGTCGCCGGAACGCTGCTGGGCGCGCTGTTCCTGTGGCAAGGCTGGCAGACGCCCGTTTTCCTGACGAACACCCTATCGCTGATCGGCCAGCTGGCGATCCCCTTGATGCTGATCACCCTAGGCGTCGCCGTCGCGCGGCTGACACCGCAAAGCTTCGGGCGGCCCGCAATCCTGTCGGTTCTGAAGGCGGCCGCGTGCACCGCCATCGCCGCGGCAGTTGGTCGCTATTTCGAACTTCCGCCCGTCGCTTTCGCCGCCCTCGTCATTCAGGTGGCGACGCCAGTCGCCGTTACATCCTACCTTCTGGCCACGAAATACGGGGCCGACGCGCAATCCGTCGCCAGCCTTGTGGTGGTCTCGACGCTGGCTTCAGTTCTGTATCTGCCGCTGATCCTTGCTTGGGTGATGTAGTCGCGCTTTGCGAAATCGGGATTTGCTGTTACGCTTTCTGCAAAACAAACAAACGACATTGAGCAGTCCCATGAACAAAGCCATCCGCGCCCTGGCGCTGTTGCTTCTCGTCGCGTCCTGTGGCGGCGAACGTCAGGCAACCGCCCCCCGCAATCTGGATAACGCCTGCGACATCGTCGACGAGCGTCCGCAGTACCTGCGCGCGATGCGCCGCACGCAGAACAAGTGGGGCATCCCTGTGCCCGTTCAGATGGCGACGATTCATCAGGAGAGTAAGTTCATCGGCAATGCGCGCACGCCGCTGCGCTTCTCGCTTGGGATCATTCCGATGGGCCGCCAAAGCAGCGCTTATGGCTACAGCCAGGCGTTGGACGGCACGTGGGAAGAGTACAAGGATGACCAACGCCGCCGCCGTGCAAAGCGGGACGATATCGACGACGCGACGGATTTCATGGGGTGGTACATGGACGCGACGACGCAGCGTCTTGGGATCTCCAAGGGCGACGCGAAGAACCAGTATCTGGCCTACCACGAAGGCCGGACAGGTTTCGCGCGCGGCAGCTACAACGCGAAGCCTTGGCTGCTGACGGTGTCGGACCGGGTGCAGGCGCGCGCCGTGCGCTACGAGGCACAGCTGCGCGCCTGCAATCGTCTGTAGGGATCAGCCCCCGCGAGAGTTGATCTCGGTCGGAATCGAGAAGTAGCTGGCCGGCAGTCCACCGACACGCTGCAGATCGCCCAGCGCGGTGGTTGTGCGATTGCCCTGACCGTCGATCACGACCCACTGGCGCAGCTGCACCGGATCGCCCGTGAACACCATCTCCAGCGAACCATACTGCGGGCGCTGGGGGTCCTGCGCGGTCACGATGGTCTTGTTGCCGTCTTGGCGGTGGCCCTGCACCATGCCCGCGCGGCCAAGGTTCACGTTCTGCTCAAGGATGATCGACAGCGGCGTCTCGCTCAGCGGATATTGCTCCGGCCGGCGCGAGTTGGATTTGGCGTCGAACACGGCAACCTGTCCGCCACCTGCCATCACCAGCATCTGCTCGGGCGGGTTGTAGTCGAAACGCATCCGGCCGGGACGGTTGATATACAGCGTACCGGTCGAAATCGTACCGTCGTTGTTGATCTGGGTGAACCCGGCCTGCGCGGTCGTCAGGCTGTTCAAATATTGCGACAATTGCGCCAGCGGTATCGGCGCGGCTTGGGCGGGCATCGCGGCCAGACCAAGGGTCGCGGCAGTTCCTGCAAGCATGGTGCGGCGGGTGAGCATCGGGAATCTCCGTCTTGTGTGCTGGGACTGATATAGGCCCGGACCTCGCGCACACCAAAAGTCATCGCATAACGACGCCGTGTCGCAGGATGGAACCGGGCGCTGCGCGGGACGCTTGAGTGGTCGAAGGGCGGATCGCCGCCCGTGAAATTACGTACGAGGAGATTTCCCATGCCAGAAGCATTCGTCAAAGGCCTGAACGACAACACCCGCACCAAAACCATTGATCTGCTGAACGCCCGCCTCGCGGACGTTATCTCGCTGGCCATGGCCGTGAAGCAGGCGCACTGGAACCTGCGGGGCGCCGGTTTCATCGGTGTGCACGAGTTGTTGGATGACGTGGCCGACCGCCTGCGCGAATCCTCTGACCTGATCGCAGAGCGTGCCGTGATCCTGGGTGGCATCGCCCGGGGCACCACCGAGGTCGTGGCCGAGCAGACCACCATGGCCGCCTATCCGGTCGAAGAGAAAGAGCTTCAGATCCACGTCGAAGCGCTGAAAGAGCGGTTCCTGGATGTGGGCGAAAAGGTCCGCGCGGCCATCGGCGAAGCTGGCGAGATGGGCGAGGACGACGTGGAAGACCTGTTCACCGAAGTCTCGCGTCAGATCGACAAGGACGCGTGGTTCATCGGCGCAAACTCTCCCGTTCCCGCATCCTGATCGGCCGGTTGCCGAAAAGTCATCCTACCTGGCCCTCGGGCCAGGTAACAATTTTGTAACGGACGCTGGACCATCCCGCCGACTTTCATCATCAGCGGCGGCATGTTGCTCTCATCGCGTTCGATTATCCCGCTTTACATCATTGTGGCTTCCATCGTTGTTCTGACGGACTGGACCCGCCTCGCCGACACCGCAAACCTGACCAGAGAGAATGGCAGCGTCGAGACGATGTCTATGGTGGGATATCTGGCCGCGCTGGCGGTGTACCTGCTGCGATCCGGCAAGCAGACGTTCTGGCCAGTGCCCGTCGTCCTTGGCCTGATGGCTCTGCGAGAGTTCGATGCCGACAAACGCTTTACCAGTGAAGGCCTGTTGAGCACCAATATCTTCAGCGCCGACACTCTTCTGTGGGAAAAGGGACTTGCGGTCGGCCTATGGGCGCTGCTGGTCTGCACGCTATTCACCCTGATCCGCTACCGTGCCGCACCTTTTGCGGCCGCGCTGCGCACGGGGTCGCGTTGGGCCATCCTGCTGTTAGCGGCGATCGGCATTGCGGCCTTCAGCAAGTCGATCGATGGGCTTGCACGGAAGCTCTCGCCCCTGAACATCGACGTCAGCGATCAAGTGTCCGCAGGAGCCGGAACGCTTGAAGAGATGTTGGAGCTTCTGATCCCGGTTCTGTTCATGCTTGCAATGACCCGCAAGAAGGATCGGCAGGATGCGCGCGTAAGCGACGACGCCATGCAACCTGCCGAATAGGCCTGCTTACTGAACCTCTGGCACCAGCACCTCGCGCTTGCCCACATGGTTGGCCGAGGACACGACACCTTCTTCTTCCATCTGCTCCACCAGCTTCGCGGCCTTGTTGTAGCCGATGCCCAGCTTGCGCTGGATGTAGCTGGTCGAACACTTGCGATCCCGCGCGACGATCTGCACCGCCTCGTCGTACTGCGCGTCCTCGCCGTTGGTGTTGCCACCCAGGCCCAGCACGGCGTCGATGTCGGACTCCTTGCCGTCCTCCGGGCCTTCCACGACGCCGGACTTGTAGTCGGGCGGGCCGAAGGACTTGAGGTAGGTCACGATTTCCTCGACCTCCTCGTCCGAACAGAACGGGCCGTGGACGCGGGTGATCTTCGATCCACCGGCCATGTACAGCATATCGCCCATGCCCAGCAGCTGCTCGGCCCCCTGCTCGCCCAGAATGGTGCGGCTGTCGATCTTGCTGGTCACGCTGAACGAGATCCGCGTCGGGAAGTTCGCCTTGATCGTACCGGTGATGACGTCGACGGATGGACGCTGCGTGGCCATGATCAGGTGGATGCCGGACGCCCGCGCCATCTGCGCCAAGCGCTGAATGCAGGCTTCGATCTCCTTGCCCGCGACCATCATCAGGTCGGCCATCTCGTCCACGACGACGACGATGTAGGGCAGGATTTCAGGCACCGTCTCTTCGGTTTCGAAGATCGGCTCTCCGGTGTCCTCATCGAAGCCGGTCTGGACAGTGCGCTCGAACAGCTCACCCTTGGCCAGCGCGTCCTTCACCCGGCCATTGAAGCCGTCGATGTTGCGCACGCCCATCTTGGACATCTTGCGGTAGCGGTCCTCCATCTCTCCGACGACCCACTTCAGCGCGACGACGGCCTTCTTGGGATCGGTGACGACGGGCGACAGCAGGTGCGGGATGCCGTCATAGACGGACAGTTCCAGCATCTTGGGGTCGATCATGATCATCCGGCACTCTTCCGGCGTCAGCTTGTAGAGCAGTGACAGGATCATCGTGTTGATCGCCACGGACTTACCCGAACCGGTCGTACCCGCGATCAGAAGGTGGGGCATCTTGGCCAGATTGGCGATGACGGGATCGCCGCCGATATCCTTGCCCAGCGCCAATGGCAGCTGGTGGTTGCCGTCACCGAAGTCGCGGTCAGAAAGGATCTCACGCAGTACGCACATCTCGCGCTTTTCATTGGGCAATTCGATGCCGATGACGCTGCGGCCCGGCACGGTAGAGACACGCGCGGACAGGGCGGACATCGAGCGCGCGATATCGTCTGACAGGCCGATCACGCGGGATGCCTTCAGGCCCGGCGCAGGCTCCAGCTCGTACATGGTGACGACGGGGCCGGGGCGGACGCTGACGATTTCGCCCTTAACGCCGTAGTCGTCCAGCACCGTTTCCAGCATCCGCGCGTTCTCTTCCAGCGCCTCGTCGGACAGAACGTGACGCTCCACACCAGAAGGGTCGGCCAGCAGGTTCAGCGGCGGATGCTCGTAGTCCGAATGGCGGTCCTCGAACGACAGCGAGGGCTGCGCTTCTTCCTTCGCGCGGGTGGACGGGCGCAGGGGCTTTTTCTGAACATGCTGCACCTTCGGCTTCGGGGCTTCGCGCACGACCTGCGGGGCGAAAGCGGGTGCAGACTGCGCATCGTATTCGACCGGCGCTGCGGTCATCGGCTCGGCCTCGAACACCTCATCCTCTTCGATGGCGGTGTCGGCCATGACCGGCGCTTTCGGCAGGATGATCGGCTGCGGTCCCTTGGGATGACGGCGCTTGACCTGCGGTTCGATCCGCGGACCGGCGGTCAGCATCGGTTGTGCGCGCGCACGGCTGCGGATGGCGTCGCTGATCTTGCCCTTGATGCGCTCACCGCTGGCGTATTGGTCGGGCATGTCGACTTCGGGCAGGTATTCCGGCTCATCCTGCGCGGTCAGGCCCAGCTTGTCGCCAAGGCGCGACAGGAAGCCCTGCGGCTCTTCGTACTCGTAAGCATCCTCGATCTCGTCCCAATCCGGCTCTGGCGCGGGGATCGGTGTGGCGCGAAGCACCGGGCGCTTCGGCATGGCGGGCATCTCCGGCTCGGGCGACAGAGAGCGTTCGGCGCGGGCGACACGCGCCGCCTCCAGCCGTTCCGCCGCGAGGCGCGCACCACTGCTGACACCGCGCGCGACACCGCGCTGGCCAAGGCCAAGAACCGCCACGATACCGGCGTAGGTGAAAATCGTTCCCGCCAGCAGCCAGTTCACGATGGTCTTCACCTCATGCTTTGTGAAGCCCAGCACGAAGCCACCCACCGCAACGGTGAGAACCATGATGAACAGCGCCGTCATCTTCAGGCCGAATGCGCCATCGACACCGAACAGGCCGAAGAGCGTGCCGAGCGCTGTGTCGCCGAACAAGCCGCCAAGCCCGAAGCTCTGCTCCCAGCCTGCGCCGGGCGTGTGGGTGGACAGGTAGATCGCCAGCAGGGCCACGCCGATGGGTACGAAAACGGCGCGCGAGACAGCCCGTTCCGCGCCCATGTGGAACAGAAAGCGGCCGCCCCAGACCATGAAGGACGCGACCACACCCCAAGACGCCAGCCCCGCGATGATGATCGCTGGTCCGGCAACGGACGCACCCATCCGCCCGAAGATGTTGCGCGCGGGATCGGTGGTCGCGGTCAGCCAAGATGGATCGCCCGGAACATAGGTGCCCAGCATCAGTGCCAGCACCAGCCCCGCTCCGATCAGGGCGATGCCGAACAACTCCTTGCCACGCCGCTCCAGGATCGCCTGGGTGTCGCTGTCGAACAGGGGGTCACGCCCGCGCGTCTGATAAGCCATACCGTTCCTCTTACGCATAAAGACAGTCGCGCAGCTTGATCAGCCCGCTCTGCAGTTCGTCTTCGTGGGCGACCAATGCCGCCCGGATGTATCCCGCACCGGGGTTCGCGCCGCCGACATCGCGGCTTAGATAATTGCCCGGCAGCACCCGCACGCCGGTCTCCTGCCACAGCTTCAGCGTGGCGGCTTCGGCGTCGTCCACCGGCAGCCACAGGAAGAACCCGGCCTCTGGCGCCGCGCAACCGTCGATGCCGTCGAACACCGCATCCACCATGTCGTACTTCGCGACGTAGCGGCGACGGGACGCGACGACATGATCCTCGTCCCGCCATACTGCCGCGCTGGCCGTCTGGATCGGGCCGGGCAGCGGCGCGCCCGCGTAGTCGCGCAACTGCTTCATCCGCGCCATGCTTTTCGGGCCAGCGACGGCAAAACCGGATCGCAACCCCGGCAGGTTCGAGCGCTTGGACAGCGAGTGGAAAATCACGATCCGCTCGGGGTCCGCGCCCATGGAATGCGCCACCTGCAACGCGCCCGGCGGCGGGGTATCGCGGTAGATTTCCGAATAGCATTCGTCGGCAAAGATGCGGAAATCATGCTTTTCGGCCAGCGCGATCAGGTCGCGCCAATAATCTTCCGTCGCCACCGCGCCCTGCGGGTTCGAGGGTGAGCAGATGTAGGCGATGGCAGTGCGATCCAGCGTCTTGGCGTCCAGCGCGGTGTAATCCGGCAGGAACCCGCTCTGCGCCGTCGCGGGCACGTAGACAGGCTGCGCGCCCATCGCAAGCGCGGCAACGGCATAGACCTGGTAGAACGGGTTGGGCGTCAGGATGACGGGTGCGTCTTCCGGGCACAACGCGACGGCGGTGTTGAACAGCCCCTCTCGGGTGCCGTTCAAGGGCAGCACCTGCGTGCGGGCGTCGACGGTCACACGATAGCGACGGGCCACCCATTCGGCGATGGCGTCCTGCAAATCGGCGTGGCCATGGTTCGGGGGATAGCGCCCGAAATCGGCGGCGCTTTCGGTCAGTATCTGGGACACGAAGGCGGGCGGATCGTGGCGCGGCTCTCCGATGGACATGTGCAGCACAGGACCGCCCGCGTCATGCGGGTCGAGCAGCGCCCGCAAACGCGGAAACGCATAGTCCGGCAGGGCCGAGAACCGGCTTGGAAACTGCATTGCTGTGCCTCACGGGTCGGGGTCTGACGCCCCATTTGCGTCGATCCTAGCCTGTGTCCGGCGTGCGCGTCCAGAAATTGCCATGTCGCATCGCGGGCTTGGGGGCTTGCCTGTGTCTTTTACGCCAGCGCCGATTCGGCAGCACGCCCCAAGCGCAACAATCGCCCTTCCGTGCGCGACGGCGTTTGCAGCAGCAGCCCGACCGACGGCGTATCGGTCGGCAGCGTCAGCCCCGGAAGGCCCATCAGGTTGCCGATCCGGGTGTTGCGCAGGGTCTTAAGGTTCCGCTCGGCATAGAATTCGGCGTCCGTCTCAAGCCGCGCCCGCTTCGGTGGCAGCATCGGGCAGGTTGGCAGCAGGACAGCATCGAAGCCCGCGGTGTCCGCCGCATAGTCGTGGCGCAGCGCCTCTAGCCGCACCCAAGCGGCAACGTAGTCCGGCGCGCTGACATCCGCGCCGCCCCGGAACCGCTCTCTCACCGGGGCAAACATCTTGTCGGGCGCGGCCTCGATGGTGTCGCGCCAGTGGCCGTAGGCCTCGGCGGCGAAGAGGGTTGCGGACAGCGGCATCGCCTTCGCCACGGCGGGCACCTTGCGGCGGACAATCGTCGCCCCCGCAGACTCCAGCTTGCGCACCGCACGGTCGAACGCATCGCCGATGGGGCCTTCCAGATCGTCAAGCGCGCTTGTCTCCAGCACCATCAGCCGTGTGCCAGACAGGCTGACGCCCCGCAGATCGCACGCACCGCCGCCCAGCGCCGCGAACAGCAGCGCCGCATCCTCGACAGAGCGCGCCAGTGGCCCGACCGTATCGAAGCGCGGCGCAAGGGGCACGACGCCATCCAGGGGCAGCACGCCACTGGTGGTCTTCAGACCCACTAAATCGTTCCACGCCGCGGGCACCCGCACCGATCCGCCCGTGTCCGACCCGATAGCCCCCGCCGCCAGCCCGAACGCGACCGATGTGGCCGCACCAGAGGACGAGCCGCCCGACACCGCGTCCGCATCGTTCACACAAGGCGGCGTGCCGGTCATGGGGTTCAGCCCAAGGCCAGAGAACGCCAGCTCGCTCATGTGCGTTTTGCCCAGACACACGAGGCCCGCGCGCGAACCACGCGCCAGCACCGCCGCGTCGGCCTCCGGCACGCGACCCTCCAGCAGCCGGCTGCCCGCTTCGGTCGCGACGCCTGCACTGTCGAACAGGTCTTTCCACGACACCGGCACCCCATCCAGAAGTTCGCGCCGCACGCCATTCCGAGCGCGCCCAGCGGCGGCCATAGCCTCGGCGCGCGCGCGATCCGGCGTGGTGCGGGCGTAGATCCGGTCAGACAGGTCGTGGTCCGCGATGGCGTCCAGATGCGCCTCGCACAGCTCCACGGGGTCGATCTGGCCCGCGCCGATGCCGCGTCCCAGTTCCGAAGCGCTCACCCTGAGCCAATCCATCGCACACCTCTTTGCCTGCCCACGATGGACAATGGCAGCGCGCGTCCCATAGTCCACCCCATGACCTACGATGTCCTTATCGGCGGCGGTGGCCTGACCGGCACCGCACTTGCCATCGCCCTGTCCCAGTCGGGCCTGTCCGTCGCGCTTGCAGACCCCCGCCCCGCGACAGAGCGTGGCGCGCAGGGCTTCGACGGGCGCAGCTACGCGCTATCGGTCGGCTCTCGGAACCTGCTGCGCGCGCTGGGACTGTGGGAGGCGCTGGCCGACACCGCCGGGCCGATCCTTGATATCCGCATCTCTGACGGGCGCGTTGGCGAAGGCCCGTCGCCCCTCACCTTGCATTTCGACCATACCGAGATCGAGGAAGGCCCCATGGGCCATATGGTCGAGGATCGCCACCTGCGCCCGGCCCTACTGGATGCGCTTGGCGATGTGACGGTGATCGAGGCCGGAGTGACCGCCCAAACCGAGGCCGACGACAGGATCGACGCCCTTCTGTCGAACGGAGATACCGTGTCGGTCCGCGTTCTGATCGCCTGCGATGGCAAGACCTCTGGCATCGCGAAACGCGCGGGCATCCGGCGCACGGGGTGGGAGTACGGCCAAGCCGCTTTGGTCGCCGCCATCGAACATGAGCAGCCGCACAACGGCGTCGCGCACCAGTTCTTCATGCCGGAAGGGCCGCTGGCGATCCTACCGCTGGCTGGCAACCGATCCTCTATCGTCTGGACCGAAAAGCGTGACCGCGCGCGGGCGCTGACCGATCTGGACGACAACGCCTATCTGGATCTTCTGCGTCCCCGCTTCGGTGATTTCCTGGGCGAGATCGCTCTGTCCGGCAAGCGGTTCACCTACCCGCTTGGCCTGTCCATCGCCAACCGCTTCGCCGCACCCCGCGTGGCGCTGGTGGGCGATGCGGCGCACGCGGTTCACCCCATCGCGGGACAAGGATTGAACGCAGGGTTGAAGGATGTGGCGGCGCTGGCAGAAGTTCTGATCGACGCGCGCCGACGCGGTGAAGACATCGGGCGGGTCGACGTTCTGCAACGATACGAGCAATGGCGTCGGTTCGATGTGACGGCACTGGCCGTGGCGACGGATGGGTTCAACCGTCTGTTCTCGAACGACAACCCGCTCTTGCGCGCCGCGCGTGACTTGGGTCTGGCCGCCGTTCAACGCCTGCCCGGTCTGCGCCGCACATTCATACGCGAAGCGGCGGGACTGACCGGCGACCGCCCCAAGCTGCTACAGGGCCAGCGCCCCTAGTCCAGCTTGCGCGCCTCATCGACCAGCATGATCGGAATGCCGTCGCGGATCGGGTAGGCCAGATGCGCGGCCTTCGACACCAGTTCCTGCCGCTCGGCATCGTAGGACAGCACGGCATGCGTCTCGGGGCACACGAGCGACTCCAACGCTTTGCGATTCACTTCGGTCATTGAAGTCGTTCCTCTCCACCGCCTGCGAGGGCGAATTCGATCAACGTCACCAGCGTCTCGCGCCGGGTCGTCAGGTCGGGCGCTTCGAGAAGCGCCTGTTTATCCTCTGGCTCGAACGGGCATAGCATAGACAGCGCGTTAATAAGCAACTCATCTTCTGCATCTGACAGCGACTCCCAATCCGTCTTCAACTCTTCCGCGTCGAAGTAACGGTTCAGCAGTGTCAGGAAACGAGTACGGTCGAAGCCTTCGTCTTTTTCCGGGCGGCCCAGGTCGCGCTGGAAACCGTCCCAAGACACCGCGCATTTGCGGTAGGGTGTGAAGCCTTCGACCTCTTCGCGGATACGGAA
Protein-coding sequences here:
- a CDS encoding rhodanese-like domain-containing protein, producing the protein MAITPVSELVAQAKARITTLPPDQARAMADAGDALLIDIRDVRELQREGRVPGAIHAPRGMLEFWVDPESPYHKPAFATDKTLILFCAGAMRSALAAATLQDMGVTNVAEMDEGFGGWKDRGLPVEQD
- the hspQ gene encoding heat shock protein HspQ, translated to MLKTRARYHLGQIVRHRKHPFRGVVFDVDPTFSNTEEWYESIPEEARPARDQPFYHLLAENDQSYYVAYVSEQNLEADYSGEPVGHPDLEDFFGEIQDGSYPLHFQLN
- a CDS encoding AEC family transporter, which codes for MNLVLTVGEVVAPVFLLAAIGFVWVRMGLAYEIEFVTRMSMTLGVPCLIFVSLMNTEIDPAALTVVSVAAVVAYAAVTVAMLAVALLFRLEIRTYLAPLIFGNTGNLGLPLALFAFGDEGLGYAVVVFAVMAIYSFTAGVWIVSGGGSLVRVIKEPMVAGTLLGALFLWQGWQTPVFLTNTLSLIGQLAIPLMLITLGVAVARLTPQSFGRPAILSVLKAAACTAIAAAVGRYFELPPVAFAALVIQVATPVAVTSYLLATKYGADAQSVASLVVVSTLASVLYLPLILAWVM
- a CDS encoding lytic transglycosylase — translated: MNKAIRALALLLLVASCGGERQATAPRNLDNACDIVDERPQYLRAMRRTQNKWGIPVPVQMATIHQESKFIGNARTPLRFSLGIIPMGRQSSAYGYSQALDGTWEEYKDDQRRRRAKRDDIDDATDFMGWYMDATTQRLGISKGDAKNQYLAYHEGRTGFARGSYNAKPWLLTVSDRVQARAVRYEAQLRACNRL
- a CDS encoding LolA family protein, yielding MLTRRTMLAGTAATLGLAAMPAQAAPIPLAQLSQYLNSLTTAQAGFTQINNDGTISTGTLYINRPGRMRFDYNPPEQMLVMAGGGQVAVFDAKSNSRRPEQYPLSETPLSIILEQNVNLGRAGMVQGHRQDGNKTIVTAQDPQRPQYGSLEMVFTGDPVQLRQWVVIDGQGNRTTTALGDLQRVGGLPASYFSIPTEINSRGG
- the dps gene encoding DNA starvation/stationary phase protection protein Dps, coding for MPEAFVKGLNDNTRTKTIDLLNARLADVISLAMAVKQAHWNLRGAGFIGVHELLDDVADRLRESSDLIAERAVILGGIARGTTEVVAEQTTMAAYPVEEKELQIHVEALKERFLDVGEKVRAAIGEAGEMGEDDVEDLFTEVSRQIDKDAWFIGANSPVPAS
- a CDS encoding DNA translocase FtsK; this translates as MAYQTRGRDPLFDSDTQAILERRGKELFGIALIGAGLVLALMLGTYVPGDPSWLTATTDPARNIFGRMGASVAGPAIIIAGLASWGVVASFMVWGGRFLFHMGAERAVSRAVFVPIGVALLAIYLSTHTPGAGWEQSFGLGGLFGDTALGTLFGLFGVDGAFGLKMTALFIMVLTVAVGGFVLGFTKHEVKTIVNWLLAGTIFTYAGIVAVLGLGQRGVARGVSSGARLAAERLEAARVARAERSLSPEPEMPAMPKRPVLRATPIPAPEPDWDEIEDAYEYEEPQGFLSRLGDKLGLTAQDEPEYLPEVDMPDQYASGERIKGKISDAIRSRARAQPMLTAGPRIEPQVKRRHPKGPQPIILPKAPVMADTAIEEDEVFEAEPMTAAPVEYDAQSAPAFAPQVVREAPKPKVQHVQKKPLRPSTRAKEEAQPSLSFEDRHSDYEHPPLNLLADPSGVERHVLSDEALEENARMLETVLDDYGVKGEIVSVRPGPVVTMYELEPAPGLKASRVIGLSDDIARSMSALSARVSTVPGRSVIGIELPNEKREMCVLREILSDRDFGDGNHQLPLALGKDIGGDPVIANLAKMPHLLIAGTTGSGKSVAINTMILSLLYKLTPEECRMIMIDPKMLELSVYDGIPHLLSPVVTDPKKAVVALKWVVGEMEDRYRKMSKMGVRNIDGFNGRVKDALAKGELFERTVQTGFDEDTGEPIFETEETVPEILPYIVVVVDEMADLMMVAGKEIEACIQRLAQMARASGIHLIMATQRPSVDVITGTIKANFPTRISFSVTSKIDSRTILGEQGAEQLLGMGDMLYMAGGSKITRVHGPFCSDEEVEEIVTYLKSFGPPDYKSGVVEGPEDGKESDIDAVLGLGGNTNGEDAQYDEAVQIVARDRKCSTSYIQRKLGIGYNKAAKLVEQMEEEGVVSSANHVGKREVLVPEVQ
- a CDS encoding aminotransferase class I/II-fold pyridoxal phosphate-dependent enzyme, yielding MQFPSRFSALPDYAFPRLRALLDPHDAGGPVLHMSIGEPRHDPPAFVSQILTESAADFGRYPPNHGHADLQDAIAEWVARRYRVTVDARTQVLPLNGTREGLFNTAVALCPEDAPVILTPNPFYQVYAVAALAMGAQPVYVPATAQSGFLPDYTALDAKTLDRTAIAYICSPSNPQGAVATEDYWRDLIALAEKHDFRIFADECYSEIYRDTPPPGALQVAHSMGADPERIVIFHSLSKRSNLPGLRSGFAVAGPKSMARMKQLRDYAGAPLPGPIQTASAAVWRDEDHVVASRRRYVAKYDMVDAVFDGIDGCAAPEAGFFLWLPVDDAEAATLKLWQETGVRVLPGNYLSRDVGGANPGAGYIRAALVAHEDELQSGLIKLRDCLYA
- a CDS encoding amidase, with the translated sequence MDWLRVSASELGRGIGAGQIDPVELCEAHLDAIADHDLSDRIYARTTPDRARAEAMAAAGRARNGVRRELLDGVPVSWKDLFDSAGVATEAGSRLLEGRVPEADAAVLARGSRAGLVCLGKTHMSELAFSGLGLNPMTGTPPCVNDADAVSGGSSSGAATSVAFGLAAGAIGSDTGGSVRVPAAWNDLVGLKTTSGVLPLDGVVPLAPRFDTVGPLARSVEDAALLFAALGGGACDLRGVSLSGTRLMVLETSALDDLEGPIGDAFDRAVRKLESAGATIVRRKVPAVAKAMPLSATLFAAEAYGHWRDTIEAAPDKMFAPVRERFRGGADVSAPDYVAAWVRLEALRHDYAADTAGFDAVLLPTCPMLPPKRARLETDAEFYAERNLKTLRNTRIGNLMGLPGLTLPTDTPSVGLLLQTPSRTEGRLLRLGRAAESALA